In Anas platyrhynchos isolate ZD024472 breed Pekin duck chromosome 7, IASCAAS_PekinDuck_T2T, whole genome shotgun sequence, one genomic interval encodes:
- the LOC101795292 gene encoding aryl hydrocarbon receptor isoform X1, translated as MYAGRKRRKPAPRAARAAAADGGRSNPSKRHRERLNRELERLAALLPFPAEVVAGLDKLSVLRLSAGFLRARSFFSVALKNHGANEAERDGDRDGSPAPGTAVAAVPEGELLLQALNGFVLVVTSEGLIFYSSHTIQDYLGFHQTDVMHQSVFELIHSEDQQEFRRNLHWALSPPHAPEGEPSPEGRKSLGSSAATYKPDQLPPENSSFLERSFVCRFRCLLDNSSGFLALNLQGRLKFLHGQNKRSEDGSALPPELALFAISTPLQPPSILEIRTKNMIFRTKHKLDFTPLACDAKGKIVLGYTEAELRMCGTGYQFVHAADMLYCAENHVRMMRTGESGLTVFRLLTKDKRWKWVQANARLVYKNGKPEYILVTQRPLVDEEGGEHLRKRSMHLPFTFATGEALLYQSAYPLPGFSDAFQSKGRSSKPKKPSHSNGGHSQKDSIAPCSLLGAVLQQDKAAYIPHPSPAPSHSFSSSFLGHLEDMSSLGAEGEAQSMDTALISSREDSLKKELVDLQREDPLLATLDSLSITSDESCSNSEFFSALESLGLNAEDLELLLLDEKMLMVNMDPARTPNLSDFLTNNKILSYIHARLVNKSEGDPQACPLPVATSSPPGGSAAYLAQQTQQPGVVPGQATALLWDQPLREAPGQPSPLPLRPSEAGKEPSGGLQWRPAGEESLLRLLHLAQGTPWAKAASSPLGALHPQGVQQPEGGFPAMHPTQGDILQTFSLPSQFQGRGAPPRQPKCRAGRCLLMDRLCGHRSPSSPHSLPTSSNSPWQDYVSPLLTTPAQPDFCGISQDLISQHQGCLGPAPGPGVPAVDYNLNGLCSVETLGCGGSQEEMVPYSGFFPPSSYQLIPEKQLSPVPSMPQYPFLSPPAECFGSISSALEAPRNSCRVHTSVLSLDTRCQPDSSCVLPGAQMGLPGDVPKGSPAPSCKLRPRAEVLPDHPHTSSNDFYL; from the exons atgTACGCGGGGCGCAAGCGGCGGAAGCCGGCGCCCCGAGC GGCTCGGGCTGCGGCGGCCGACGGCGGCAGGTCCAACCCGTCCAagcggcaccgggagcggctgaaccgggagctggagcggctggcGGCGCTGCTGCCCTTCCCCGCAGAGGTGGTGGCCGGCCTGGACAAGCTGTCGGTCCTGCGCCTCAGCGCCGGCTTCCTGCGAGCCAGGAGCTTCTTCAGCG TTGCTCTGAAGAACCACGGTGCCAACGAAGCAGAGAGGGATGGAGACCGTGACGGCAGCCCCGCTCCAGGCACGGCAGTGGCGGCAGTACCAGAGGgcgagctgctcctgcag GCACTCAATGGCTTCGTGCTGGTGGTAACGTCAGAAGGGCTGATATTTTACTCCTCGCACACGATCCAGGACTACCTGGGATTTCATCAG ACAGATGTCATGCACCAGAGCGTCTTCGAGCTGATCCACAGTGAGGACCAGCAGGAATTCAGGCGCAACCTCCACTGGGCTCTCAGCCCGCCCCACGCTCCCGAGGGGGAGCCCTCTCCTGAAG GGAGGAAGAGTCTTGGCTCTTCTGCTGCTACCTACAAGCCTGATCAGCTGCCCCCAGAAAACTCTTCCTTTCTGGAAAGGAGCTTTGTGTGCCGGTTTCGCTGCCTCCTGGATAATTCCTCTGGCTTCCTG GCTCTAAACCTTCAAGGCAGGCTGAAATTCCTTCATGGGCAGAACAAAAGGTCTGAAGATGGGTCTGCACTCCCCCCCGAGCTTGCTCTTTTTGCTATCTCCACCCCGTTGCAGCCCCCATCCATCCTGGAGATCAGAACCAAGAACATGATCTTCAGGACAAAGCACAAGCTGGACTTCACCCCCTTGGCGTGTGATGCCAA gGGGAAGATTGTTTTGGGCTACACTGAAGCAGAGCTGCGGATGTGTGGCACAGGCTACCAGTTCGTCCATGCTGCCGACATGCTGTACTGTGCCGAGAACCACGTCAGAA TGATGAGAACGGGGGAGAGCGGCCTGACGGTGTTCCGCCTGCTGACCAAGGACAAGCGCTGGAAGTGGGTGCAGGCCAACGCGCGGCTCGTCTACAAGAACGGCAAGCCCGAGTACATCCTCGTCACACAGAGACCCCTCGT agatgaagaaggaggagagcaCCTTCGAAAACGGTCCATGCATCTTCCCTTCACCTTTGCTACTGGAGAAGCACTCTTGTACCAAAGCGCTTACCCTCTCCCAGGCTTCTCGGATGCTTTCCAGAGCAAAGGGAGGAGCAGCAAGCCCAAGAAGCCCTCCCACAGCAACGGAGGGCACTCCCAGAAGGACAGCATTGCCCCCTGTTCTTTGCTGGGTGccgtgctgcagcaggacaaGGCAGCGTACATCCCTCACCCATCTCCTGCACCTAGCCACTCATTCAGCAGCAGTTTCCTGGGCCACCTTGAGGACATGTCCTCGCTGGGTGCAGAAGGAGAGGCCCAGAGCATGGACACCGCTCTGATTTCCTCAAGGGAAGACAGCCTCAAAAAGGAGCTGGTGGATTTGCAGCGGGAGGACCCTCTCTTGGCCACCCTGGACTCTCTGTCCATTACCAGCGACGAGAGCTGCTCCAACAGCGAGTTCTTCAGTGCGCTGGAGAGCCTGGGGCTGAACGCTGAAGACCtggagctcctgctgctggatgAGAAAATGCTGATGGTCAACATGGACCCTGCCCGCACCCCGAACCTGAGCGATTTCCTCACCAACAACAAGATCCTCTCCTACATCCATGCCAGGCTGGTGAACAAATCTGAGGGAGACCCCCAGGCCTGCCCCCTGCCAGTTGCCACCTCGAGCCCACCTGGAGGCTCAGCTGCATACCTGGCCCAGCAAACACAGCAGCCTGGTGTTGTCCCAGGCCAGGCCACTGCTCTGCTGTGGGATCAGCCCCTCCGTGAGGCACCAGGGCAGCCGTCCCCACTGCCCTTGAGGCCAtcagaggcagggaaggagccgTCTGGAGGCTTGCAGTGGAGGCCCGCTGGGGAGGAGAGCCTGCTCCGCTTGCTCCACCTAGCGCAGGGCACCCCGTGGGCCAAAGCTGCTAGCTCGCCCCTGGGAGCCCTGCACCCACAGGGGGTTCAGCAGCCAGAGGGTGGCTTCCCAGCCATGCATCCCACCCAAGGGGACATTCTCCAGACCTTCTCCTTGCCCAGCCAGTTCCAGGGACGTGGGGCACCCCCAAGGCAGCCAAAATGCAGGGCTGGCCGGTGCTTGCTGATGGACAGGTTGTGTGGCCACCGTTCCCCCTCTTCTCCACACTCCCTTCCCACGAGCAGCAATAGCCCGTGGCAGGACTATGTCTCCCCGCTCCTGACAACCCCAGCTCAGCCTGATTTTTGTGGCATCAGCCAGGACTTGATctcccagcaccagggctgctTGGGTCCAGCACCTGGGCCTGGCGTGCCAGCAGTGGACTACAACCTAAACGGATTGTGCAGCGTGGAAACCCTTGGTTGTGGGGGGTCCCAGGAGGAGATGGTTCCATACTCTgggtttttccccccttcctcgTACCAGCTTATtcctgagaagcagctgagccCCGTCCCCTCCATGCCCCAGTACCCTTTCCTGAGCCCCCCTGCAGAGTGTTTTGGCAGCATCAGCAGCGCGCTGGAGGCACCCAGGAATTCCTGTAGGGTGCACACCTCCGTGCTGAGCCTGGACACCAGATGTCAG CCTGACAGCAGCTGTGTTTTGCCTGGTGCTCAGATGGGGCTCCCTGGAGACGTGCCCAAaggcagccctgctccctcctgcaaGCTGCGCCCTCGTGCAGAAGTGCTGCCGGATCACCCCCACACCTCCAGCAATGACTTCTATCTCTAG
- the LOC140002877 gene encoding maestro heat-like repeat-containing protein family member 7 — MAGRDPSMPKLAWMEEEEAKVNAPPAQQPYELTEVQVLQAGWDQTEQEQQQHQEQEAIAVELDKRVLHSVIPPHHAPGILRSIYQWLVSNTEQSAQHRLDRSLLELAEEHPHDVVVTLLRCSPACDRAAVTMWRVMVVSSRTKKKVMAELCRVLKDWPFHRMSTSDGDNTDVFALAATRVLWELLRLANYPTEEEMSFPLPLMVLLFQIFASAQQTPEEVETFFRECQQEEGIATSPSRFTVLTLKALLCRVGYDMLVLELGKRNIWEMLLHTESHHWAVGLLARAMKHVSRRARRQILLYLETWLNNNEPRWKVPAMAFLVEMLACKDLKMQCLRVLQLFPRYLRSECTVMRQLVLKGLKTLSRRPYVVKKMEFLLPEIMGILPELEGDVAGNALFVLKNMLKEMTISKANSTALQLAERLPAFFDSESSSTQLQSIHFFRAVMSRLFAAREKEQLKTHVCQSMIPLFFHLHDENQQVAEAAEETLLDAAKFLQRSQLVDLLERKQTRRLGKYLLEDNSLDEHLRQSLPYLQSPQEPLRLEAVRFIGEPEPRSPSVPEGRRRRWPGQQGQRGGDGEMCCWEGLAGRVCDRLCISLAFPSQAVLLLPLVCVSFLCGNEIVEDLGPEVTGSYPGASMANREVGGDAGQCSA, encoded by the exons ATGGCGGGGAGAGACCCCAGCATGCCCAAGCTGGCCTggatggaggaagaggaggccaAGGTTAATGCCCCTCCAGCGCAGCAGCCCTATGAGCTGACCGAGgtgcaggtgctgcaggcag GCTGGGACCAGACagaacaggagcagcagcaacatcAGGAGCAGGAGGCCATTGCAGTCGAGCTGGATAAGCGTGTACTACACAGTGTCATCCCTCCACATCAT GCACCGGGCATCTTGAGGAGCATCTACCAGTGGCTCGTGTCCAACACAGAGCAGTCTGCCCAGCACCGCCTGGACAGGAGCCTTCTGGAACTGGCCGAGGAGCACCCCCACGACGTGGTGGTGACTCTGCTGCGCTGCTCCCCAGCGTGCGACAG agctgccgtGACCATGTGGAGGGTGATGGTCGTCTCATCCCGGACTAAAAAGAAGGTGATGGCAGAGCTGTGCCGCGTGCTGAAGGACTGGCCCTTTCACAGGATGTCCACCTCTGACGGGGACAACACGGATGTCTTCGCCCTGGCC GCAACCAGGGTGCTGTGGGAGCTCCTTCGGCTAGCCAACTACCCAACGGAGGAGGAGATGAGCTTCCCTCTACCCCTGATGGTGTTGCTCTTCCAAATCTTCGCAAGCGCGCAGCAGACACCAGAAGAGGTGGAGACCTTCTTCAgggaatgccagcaggaggagggcattgccaccagccccagcag gtTCACAGTGCTGACTctgaaagcactgctctgccGTGTTGGGTATGATATGCTGGTGCTTGAATTGGGAAAGAGGAATATCTGGGAGATGCTACTCCACACTGAGAGCCACCACTGGGCAGTGGGTCTGCTGGCCAG GGCGATGAAACATGTCTCAAGAAGAGCACGCCGACAGATTCTGCTGTATCTGGAAACGTGGCTCAACAACAACGAGCCACGCTGGAAGGTCCCCGCCATGGCCTTCCTGGTCGAG ATGCTGGCCTGTAAGGACCTCAAAATGCAGTGTCTTCGAGTCCTGCAGCTCTTCCCAAGATACCTGAGGAGTGAGTGCACGGTGATGCGTCAGCTGGTGCTCAAGGGCCTCAAAACGCTCAGCAGAAGACCCTATGTG GTGAAAAAAATGGAGTTCCTGCTGCCAGAGATCATGGGAATACTGCCAGAGTTGGAAGGGGACGTGGCTGGAAATGCGCTGTTTGTGCTCAAAAACATGCTCAAGGAGATGACCATCAGCAAGGCCAACTCCACcgctctgcagctggcagagaggCTGCCAGCGTTCTTTGACAGT GAATCCAGCTCCACGCAGCTGCAATCCATCCACTTCTTCAGAGCTGTGATGAGCCGCCTTTTTGCAGCAAGGGAGAAAGAGCAGCTGAAGACACACGTGTGCCAGAGCATGATCCCGCTGTTCTTCCACTTGCACGACGAGAACCAGCAAGTGGCCGAG gccgCAGAGGAAACCCTTCTCGATGCTGCCAAATTCCTGCAGAGGTCGCAGCTCGTGGACCTGCTGGAGAGAAAGCAAACAAGGAGACTCGGCAAGTACCTG CTGGAGGACAACAGCCTGGATGAGCACCTGCGCCAGAGCCTGCCGTACCTGCAGAGCCCACAGGAGCCCTTGCGACTGGAAGCCGTCAGGTTCATCGGTGAGCCCGAGCCCCGGAGTCCCTCTGTGCccgagggaaggaggaggaggtggcccggccagcagggccagcgggggggagatggggagatGTGCTGCTGGGAAGGGCTGGCGGGCAGAGTTTGTGACAGGCTGTGT ATCTCCTTGGCCTTCCCCAGTCAAGCAGTCTTGCTTCTTCCCCTTGTCTGCGTGTCTTTCCTTTGCGGCAATGAAATCGTGGAAGACTTGGGCCCTGAAGTGACTGGAAGTTACCCGGGGGCCAGTATGGCCAACAGAGAAGTAGGAGGAGATGCTGGACAATGCTCAGCATAA
- the LOC101795292 gene encoding aryl hydrocarbon receptor isoform X2, whose amino-acid sequence MVEFSSASLVLPVWREGKGAGRYPLRNVNTSLLVQRFLRSAKPLQVQEFTGKPVALKNHGANEAERDGDRDGSPAPGTAVAAVPEGELLLQALNGFVLVVTSEGLIFYSSHTIQDYLGFHQTDVMHQSVFELIHSEDQQEFRRNLHWALSPPHAPEGEPSPEGRKSLGSSAATYKPDQLPPENSSFLERSFVCRFRCLLDNSSGFLALNLQGRLKFLHGQNKRSEDGSALPPELALFAISTPLQPPSILEIRTKNMIFRTKHKLDFTPLACDAKGKIVLGYTEAELRMCGTGYQFVHAADMLYCAENHVRMMRTGESGLTVFRLLTKDKRWKWVQANARLVYKNGKPEYILVTQRPLVDEEGGEHLRKRSMHLPFTFATGEALLYQSAYPLPGFSDAFQSKGRSSKPKKPSHSNGGHSQKDSIAPCSLLGAVLQQDKAAYIPHPSPAPSHSFSSSFLGHLEDMSSLGAEGEAQSMDTALISSREDSLKKELVDLQREDPLLATLDSLSITSDESCSNSEFFSALESLGLNAEDLELLLLDEKMLMVNMDPARTPNLSDFLTNNKILSYIHARLVNKSEGDPQACPLPVATSSPPGGSAAYLAQQTQQPGVVPGQATALLWDQPLREAPGQPSPLPLRPSEAGKEPSGGLQWRPAGEESLLRLLHLAQGTPWAKAASSPLGALHPQGVQQPEGGFPAMHPTQGDILQTFSLPSQFQGRGAPPRQPKCRAGRCLLMDRLCGHRSPSSPHSLPTSSNSPWQDYVSPLLTTPAQPDFCGISQDLISQHQGCLGPAPGPGVPAVDYNLNGLCSVETLGCGGSQEEMVPYSGFFPPSSYQLIPEKQLSPVPSMPQYPFLSPPAECFGSISSALEAPRNSCRVHTSVLSLDTRCQPDSSCVLPGAQMGLPGDVPKGSPAPSCKLRPRAEVLPDHPHTSSNDFYL is encoded by the exons ATGGTTGAGTTCTCTTCTGCCTCTCTT GTTTTGCCTgtgtggagggaagggaagggggctGGGAGATATCCTCTCAGAAATGTTAATACCAGCTTGTTGGTGCAGAGATTCCTCAGGTCCGCAAAGCCCTTGCAGGTTCAGGAGTTCACCGGCAAACCTG TTGCTCTGAAGAACCACGGTGCCAACGAAGCAGAGAGGGATGGAGACCGTGACGGCAGCCCCGCTCCAGGCACGGCAGTGGCGGCAGTACCAGAGGgcgagctgctcctgcag GCACTCAATGGCTTCGTGCTGGTGGTAACGTCAGAAGGGCTGATATTTTACTCCTCGCACACGATCCAGGACTACCTGGGATTTCATCAG ACAGATGTCATGCACCAGAGCGTCTTCGAGCTGATCCACAGTGAGGACCAGCAGGAATTCAGGCGCAACCTCCACTGGGCTCTCAGCCCGCCCCACGCTCCCGAGGGGGAGCCCTCTCCTGAAG GGAGGAAGAGTCTTGGCTCTTCTGCTGCTACCTACAAGCCTGATCAGCTGCCCCCAGAAAACTCTTCCTTTCTGGAAAGGAGCTTTGTGTGCCGGTTTCGCTGCCTCCTGGATAATTCCTCTGGCTTCCTG GCTCTAAACCTTCAAGGCAGGCTGAAATTCCTTCATGGGCAGAACAAAAGGTCTGAAGATGGGTCTGCACTCCCCCCCGAGCTTGCTCTTTTTGCTATCTCCACCCCGTTGCAGCCCCCATCCATCCTGGAGATCAGAACCAAGAACATGATCTTCAGGACAAAGCACAAGCTGGACTTCACCCCCTTGGCGTGTGATGCCAA gGGGAAGATTGTTTTGGGCTACACTGAAGCAGAGCTGCGGATGTGTGGCACAGGCTACCAGTTCGTCCATGCTGCCGACATGCTGTACTGTGCCGAGAACCACGTCAGAA TGATGAGAACGGGGGAGAGCGGCCTGACGGTGTTCCGCCTGCTGACCAAGGACAAGCGCTGGAAGTGGGTGCAGGCCAACGCGCGGCTCGTCTACAAGAACGGCAAGCCCGAGTACATCCTCGTCACACAGAGACCCCTCGT agatgaagaaggaggagagcaCCTTCGAAAACGGTCCATGCATCTTCCCTTCACCTTTGCTACTGGAGAAGCACTCTTGTACCAAAGCGCTTACCCTCTCCCAGGCTTCTCGGATGCTTTCCAGAGCAAAGGGAGGAGCAGCAAGCCCAAGAAGCCCTCCCACAGCAACGGAGGGCACTCCCAGAAGGACAGCATTGCCCCCTGTTCTTTGCTGGGTGccgtgctgcagcaggacaaGGCAGCGTACATCCCTCACCCATCTCCTGCACCTAGCCACTCATTCAGCAGCAGTTTCCTGGGCCACCTTGAGGACATGTCCTCGCTGGGTGCAGAAGGAGAGGCCCAGAGCATGGACACCGCTCTGATTTCCTCAAGGGAAGACAGCCTCAAAAAGGAGCTGGTGGATTTGCAGCGGGAGGACCCTCTCTTGGCCACCCTGGACTCTCTGTCCATTACCAGCGACGAGAGCTGCTCCAACAGCGAGTTCTTCAGTGCGCTGGAGAGCCTGGGGCTGAACGCTGAAGACCtggagctcctgctgctggatgAGAAAATGCTGATGGTCAACATGGACCCTGCCCGCACCCCGAACCTGAGCGATTTCCTCACCAACAACAAGATCCTCTCCTACATCCATGCCAGGCTGGTGAACAAATCTGAGGGAGACCCCCAGGCCTGCCCCCTGCCAGTTGCCACCTCGAGCCCACCTGGAGGCTCAGCTGCATACCTGGCCCAGCAAACACAGCAGCCTGGTGTTGTCCCAGGCCAGGCCACTGCTCTGCTGTGGGATCAGCCCCTCCGTGAGGCACCAGGGCAGCCGTCCCCACTGCCCTTGAGGCCAtcagaggcagggaaggagccgTCTGGAGGCTTGCAGTGGAGGCCCGCTGGGGAGGAGAGCCTGCTCCGCTTGCTCCACCTAGCGCAGGGCACCCCGTGGGCCAAAGCTGCTAGCTCGCCCCTGGGAGCCCTGCACCCACAGGGGGTTCAGCAGCCAGAGGGTGGCTTCCCAGCCATGCATCCCACCCAAGGGGACATTCTCCAGACCTTCTCCTTGCCCAGCCAGTTCCAGGGACGTGGGGCACCCCCAAGGCAGCCAAAATGCAGGGCTGGCCGGTGCTTGCTGATGGACAGGTTGTGTGGCCACCGTTCCCCCTCTTCTCCACACTCCCTTCCCACGAGCAGCAATAGCCCGTGGCAGGACTATGTCTCCCCGCTCCTGACAACCCCAGCTCAGCCTGATTTTTGTGGCATCAGCCAGGACTTGATctcccagcaccagggctgctTGGGTCCAGCACCTGGGCCTGGCGTGCCAGCAGTGGACTACAACCTAAACGGATTGTGCAGCGTGGAAACCCTTGGTTGTGGGGGGTCCCAGGAGGAGATGGTTCCATACTCTgggtttttccccccttcctcgTACCAGCTTATtcctgagaagcagctgagccCCGTCCCCTCCATGCCCCAGTACCCTTTCCTGAGCCCCCCTGCAGAGTGTTTTGGCAGCATCAGCAGCGCGCTGGAGGCACCCAGGAATTCCTGTAGGGTGCACACCTCCGTGCTGAGCCTGGACACCAGATGTCAG CCTGACAGCAGCTGTGTTTTGCCTGGTGCTCAGATGGGGCTCCCTGGAGACGTGCCCAAaggcagccctgctccctcctgcaaGCTGCGCCCTCGTGCAGAAGTGCTGCCGGATCACCCCCACACCTCCAGCAATGACTTCTATCTCTAG